In Cyprinus carpio isolate SPL01 chromosome A14, ASM1834038v1, whole genome shotgun sequence, a single window of DNA contains:
- the LOC109066279 gene encoding serine/threonine-protein phosphatase 2A catalytic subunit alpha isoform-like — MDEKVFTKELDQWIEQLNECKQLSENQVKILCEKAKEILSKESNVQEVRCPVTVCGDVHGQFHDLMELFKIGGKSPDTNYLFMGDYVDRGYYSVETVTLLVSLKVRYRERITILRGNHESRQITQVYGFYDECLRKYGNANVWKYFTDLFDYLPLTALVDTQIFCLHGGLSPSIDTLDHIRALDRIQEVPHEGPMCDLLWSDPDDRGGWGISPRGAGYTFGQDISETFNHANCLTLVSRAHQLVMEGYNWCHERNVVTIFSAPNYCYRCGNQAAIMELDDTLKYSFLQFDPAPRRGEPHVTRRTPDYFL; from the exons ATGGACGAGAAGGTATTCACGAAAGAACTGGACCAATGGATCGAGCAGCTGAACGAGTGCAAGCAACTGTCGGAAAACCAAGTGAAAATCTTATGCGAGAAG GCTAAAGAAATTTTATCCAAAGAGTCAAACGTTCAGGAGGTGCGTTGCCCGGTCACAGTATGTGGAGATGTACATGGGCAATTTCATGATCTTATGGAACTGTTTAAGATCGGGGGTAAATCACCAGATACTAATTACCTGTTCATGGGAGACTATGTGGATAGAGGTTACTATTCAGTAGAGACAGTCACACTACTGGTGTCTTTAAAG GTTCGATATCGAGAGAGAATCACCATCCTCCGTGGAAATCATGAAAGTAGACAGATCACACAAGTTTATGGCTTTTATGACGAGTGCCTGAGAAAATATGGAAATGCAaatgtttggaaatatttcaCAGACCTCTTTGACTACCTTCCTCTTACAGCCCTCGTAGACACACAG ATTTTCTGTCTCCATGGAGGATTGTCACCTTCAATTGACACGCTGGATCACATCCGCGCGTTGGACCGTATCCAAGAAGTTCCTCATGAG GGTCCCATGTGTGATTTGCTGTGGTCAGATCCGGATGACCGCGGAGGCTGGGGGATTTCCCCCAGGGGGGCTGGGTACACATTTGGCCAGGACATCTCAGAAACATTTAACCATGCCAACTGCTTGACTCTGGTCTCAAGAGCTCACCAGTTAGTGATGGAG GGTTATAACTGGTGTCATGAACGTAATGTTGTAACGATCTTCAGTGCACCTAATTATTGCTACCGATGTGGTAACCAGGCTGCCATCATGGAACTCGATGACACGCTCAAGTACTCCTT TTTACAGTTTGACCCTGCACCACGCAGAGGAGAGCCTCACGTTACACGTCGCACTCCAGATTATTTCCTTTAA
- the LOC109054756 gene encoding LOW QUALITY PROTEIN: histone-lysine N-methyltransferase NSD2-like (The sequence of the model RefSeq protein was modified relative to this genomic sequence to represent the inferred CDS: deleted 2 bases in 1 codon), with the protein MNQSYKVVGRDGSECRGDPQETKALDSRINSCGHQSTKRQGDQGYFLNSEYKLSALPFVYNQRESTSNYSPLRRLQDLTTMVNHADMSLQDKDFHGRSKLLMHNPVGRGEFGIGLYHTSNSQGNTDRTTTQDLDKNGFSPVSSDSLEHFPSIPNGILHFESTLFDSGDSKDNEEEEHDRGNAVALFKDTSKKCQKRNLAITKAPSSHKLDPSTNKHGSCNLVSKNTVKSNPPGSPSDLPVEVMMEDFDSMDDYSDSDCDLPSTENSASIFNSGLSKRPNSPSDSHSNPLFFSLTGSNSPKKKQLPGIKYSVEDVVWAKFNRRPWWPCHVTTDPQIEVHTKMKDPSRRPCRLYFVRMFGEIMDQAWVPAKATFPFEGGHQFEKLPVLRRRGRQKDKDYKYTVPKRLMPSWKASVLEAEAALTKQLNSEPPLTLIRDVHMPITEDKAPKSPACPTSSTQSTLSSSLLSNGLDASVKNKGKPGTGSKKKATKKNSSTVKSLVKVTENSLSSKPLSITSSDSYKPSTAAERHKPDPLDSLYSDIDSVPRILCPKRSQQLPQEEAVKELSTKHKKVQPSKKMKKANVDKPVKKTEAGSKCTTNSKLKKSTPKEKTLRATNSRQKESSSPGSSDGSFAMHSFYFPASTGLISRALAASEETKEKDLSQEPKSRSPCAGDEQSEIYNKCSSPTAHSELSKQQWQVKTKASKDSMDASISHTPPNPTLIKFTRIQNEKKDVQNGPRHKSSKSDVTESSLDSVKIKNESMISDTSSSSFPSPSISPMDAFQDIKELSFRSLVKEEHSSGEPSLRADSNYKFSTFLMLLKDLHDSREKEGKPLTLPPTSPSSLIREEPSLIPPGEETTNEAIADQNRRQGKTSTPNSSKQSKAKPKSSVKKETQKHDGGNNLVSPLKKQNLSAGLDALEKSLPLLGELSSSHHDAVPDVCGKGTISKVAPKKRWQTFESGIGKSTKPKSDPVGLNPDVVKESTELNGVFKDGLEETAHSDFPDKKDASENKRLRKPSKRLIECSEEYEQIFSTKKKVKKTPESCKTGSLIANTNTEQPAPEQIAPEALSSSPEKPSEQATPEEEKEPADGPVSPSTPLSPSCGGPSLNRESCEKKSASSDRKRPRKTVHKIDCTVEGDSVKVPKKEESKQQQDTSPDESDLKDLQKQEEPGPRPSSPCAASAPQSEDEIRTSSPIQPDTPSVCQIQLEEDQCSPSKPQANGEDSLISEVFGAGLNDSAFSSRDSLSGDLSGLSTNRKSGEKGGGASLKENVCQVCEKTGELLLCEGQCCGAFHLQCIGLTETPKGRFICQECQTGVHTCFVCKKLDKEVRRCMIPVCGKFYHMECILKYSPTVPQNRGFRCSLHVCLACFITNPANPGISKGRLTRCVRCPVAYHASDYCMAAGSVPLANNSFLCPKHFTPRKGCKNHEHINVSWCFVCSEGMHLLCCESCPAAFHRECLNIDMPQGSWFCNDCRAGKKPHYKDILWVKVGRYRWWPAEVTQPKNVPDNIYRMRHEVGEFPVHFFGSKDYVWTYQARCFPYMEGDASNKEKMGKGADAVYKKALNEAAERFRELQAEKEMRQLQENRKNDKKPPPYKHIKVNRPIGKVQIITADLSEIPRCNRKAEDENPCGIDSECINRMLMYECHPQVCPAADRCQNQSFTKRQYTEVEIFRTLSRGWGLRGVSDIKKVGWLRFVNEYVGEVIDEEECRARIKHAQENNICNFYMLTLDKDRIIDAGPKGNQSRFMNHSCQPNCETQKWTVNGDTRVGLFALEDIPTGVELTFNYNLECLGNGMTECKCGASNCSGFLGVRPKNQPSSDDKVRKLKKKVAVKRKSQLEVTKEREDECFFCGDGGQIVSCKKPGCPKVYHADCLNLSKRPAGRWECPWHQCNVCRREAASYCEMCPNSYCKQHREGMLFISKLDGKLSCSDHDPCGPDPLEPGEIREYVPGTPILSPTPNVSVSGRIPLPALPPAAPLFIPAPNRPAFQAQRDLYADEVVDNVVLPSSSPSKDIKEEDMSDEGEVMEGVIGDEGEDEGLEVVDDDEEMDYGEMGFEDEEEEKEEEDWGDEYVNDDFEDTEDLGEVEGDDQESSWDEFVEGEK; encoded by the exons ATGAATCAGTCCTACAAAGTGGTTGGCAGGGATGGCTCGGAGTGTCGTGGTGATCCACAGGAGACCAAGGCACTTGATAGCCGCATCAACTCCTGTGGACACCAGAGCACAAAGCGACAGGGGGACCAGGGGTATTTCTTAAACTCTGAGTACAAACTCTCAGCATTGCCGTTTGTGTACAATCAGAGAGAATCCACCTCCAACTACAGTCCGCTGAGGAGACTCCAGGATCTGACCACTATGGTGAACCATGCCGACATGAGTTTGCAGGACAAGGACTTTCACGGACGAAGTAAATTGCTCATGCACAATCCTGTCGGCCGAGGAGAGTTCGGAATAGGCCTTTATCACACGTCCAATTCGCAAGGAAACACTGACAGGACTACTACTCAGGATCTGGACAAAAATGGTTTCTCACCAGTAAGCTCTGATAGCTTGGAACATTTTCCATCCATCCCAAATGGAATTTTGCATTTCGAGTCAACCCTGTTTGATAGTGGGGACAGCAAGGATAATGAGGAGGAGGAGCATGATAGGGGTAATGCGGTGGCACTGTTTAAAGACACGTCAAAGAAATGCCAGAAAAGAAATCTGGCAATTACAAAGGCTCCTAGCAGCCACAAGCTGGACCCAagtacaaacaaacatggaagtTGTAACCTTGTTTCTAAAAATACAGTGAAGTCTAACCCTCCTGGTAGTCCCTCAGATTTGCCCGTCGAGGTCATGATGGAGGATTTTGACAGTATGGATGATTATTCAGACAGTGACTGTGATCTACCCAGCACGGAGAACAGTGCTTCAATATTCAACTCTGGTCTCTCTAAAAGACCAAATTCACCCAGTGACTCCCATTCGAatccattgtttttttctctaaCAGGT TCCAACAGCCCAAAGAAGAAGCAGCTCCCAGGTATAAAGTACTCTGTTGAAGATGTTGTGTGGGCCAAATTCAACCGCAGACCCTGGTGGCCCTGTCATGTAACCACAGACCCACAGATTGAagtccacaccaaaatgaaag ATCCCAGCCGTCGGCCATGTCGTCTCTATTTTGTCAGGATGTTTGGGGAGATCATGGACCAAGCTTGGGTCCCGGCAAAAGCCACTTTTCCTTTTGAAGGAGGCCATCAGTTTGAAAAACTGCCTGTACTTAGACGAAGAGGAAGACAGAAGGACAAAGATTACAAATACACG GTTCCCAAACGTCTGATGCCATCATGGAAAGCTAGTGTCTTGGAGGCAGAGGCAGCACTGACCAAACAGTTAAATAGCGAACCTCCATTGACTTTAATTCGGGATGTGCACATGCCTATTACAGAAGACAAGGCACCAAAAAGTCCTGCTTGCCCGACATCATCTACTCAGTCCACATTATCAAGCTCACTTTTGTCCAATGGACTAGATGCATCCGTTAAGAACAAAGGAAAACCTGGCACTGGAAGCAAAAAGAAGGCAACTAAGAAGAACAGCTCAACTGTAAAATCTCTTGTTAAAGTAACTGAAAACTCTTTATCATCGAAACCATTATCTATCACTTCATCGGACAGCTACAAACCTTCCACAGCAGCCGAACGGCACAAGCCAGACCCTCTAGATAGTCTGTATTCAGATATTGACTCTGTCCCGAGGATCCTGTGTCCCAAACGTTCACAGCAATTGCCACAGGAAGAGGCGGTGAAAGAACTGAGCACTAAACATAAGAAAGTACAGCCaagtaaaaagatgaaaaaagccAACGTGGATAAGCCGGTGAAGAAGACAGAGGCTGGTTCAAAATGCACAACCAACAGTAAGCTAAAGAAGTCAACAcccaaagaaaaaacacttaggGCTACGAACTCCAGACAGAAGGAAAGCAGTTCCCCAGGGTCCTCAGATGGGTCTTTTGCCATGCACTCTTTCTATTTTCCTGCCAGCACTGGCTTAATCTCAAGAGCACTTGCCGCCAGTGAAGAAACCAAGGAGAAAGATTTAAGTCAGGAGCCAAAATCTCGCTCCCCATGTGCTGGCGATGAACAATCAGAGATTTACAACAAGTGCTCATCCCCCACTGCCCATTCTGAGTTGTCAAAACAACAATGGCAGGTAAAAACAAAGGCCAGCAAAGATTCCATGGATGCCTCAATCTCTCACACACCGCCAAACCCAACTCTTATTAAGTTTACAAGAatccaaaatgagaaaaaagatgTTCAGAATGGACCTCGACATAAAAGTTCCAAGTCAGATGTGACTGAATCCTCCCTCGATTCCGTTAAAATCAAAAACGAGAGCATGATCTCAGACACTTCGTCTTCGTCCTTCCCGTCTCCCTCCATCTCTCCCATGGATGCTTTCCAAGATATAAAGGAGCTTTCTTTCAGGTCTCTTGTCAAAGAGGAACACAGCTCAGGAGAACCTTCGCTCCGTGCGGATTCGAACTACAAATTCAGCACTTTCCTAATGCTCCTGAAGGATCTGCACGACAGCCGGGAGAAGGAAGGGAAACCTTTAACCCTTCCTCCCACATCTCCATCCTCTCTCATCAGGGAAGAACCTTCTCTTATCCCACCTGGAGAAGAAACAACAAATGAGGCGATTGCAGATCAGAACCGTCGGCAGGGAAAGACATCAACGCCAAACAGCTCAAAACAGAGCAAGGCTAAGCCAAAATCATCGGTGAAAAAGGAGACGCAAAAACACGATGGTGGGAACAATTTAGTTTCTCCACTGAAAAAGCAGAACTTATCAGCAGGTTTGGATGCACTTGAAAAGAGTTTGCCTTTGTTAGGGGAACTTTCCAGCTCTCACCATGATGCCGTTCCTGATGTCTGTGGCAAAGGCACCATTTCCAAGGTTGCTCCTAAAAAGCGATGGCAAACATTTGAGTCTGGCATTGGGAAAAGCACTAAGCCAAAGAGCGATCCGGTTGGTTTGAATCCAGATGTAGTGAAGGAGTCCACGGAGCTAAATGGAGTTTTCAAAGACGGTCTTGAAGAAACGGCTCATTCTGACTTCCCTGATAAAAAAGATGCTTCAG aaaacaaaaggcTCAGAAAACCAAGCAAGAGGCTGATTGAATGCAGTGAAGAATATGAACAAATAttttccacaaagaaaaaagtaaagaaaactcCTGAGTCCTGTAAAACG GGATCTTTGATCGCCAACACTAATACTGAGCAGCCGGCACCTGAGCAGATCGCACCTGAAGCTTTAAGCTCTTCACCTGAAAAACCCTCTGAGCAGGCCACACCAGAGGAGGAGAAAGAACCAGCAGATGGTCCCGTGTCACCTTCAACACCGTTATCGCCATCCTGTGGAGGCCCATCGCTAAACAGAGAGTCATGTGAGAAGAAATCTG CATCCTCAGATAGAAAGAGACCACGTAAGACTGTGCATAAAATAGACTGCACCGTTGAGGGGGATTCTGTAAAGGTCCCAAAGAAAGAG GAGAGTAAACAACAACAAGATACCAGCCCAGATGAATCAGATCTCAAGGATTTGCAG AAACAGGAAGAGCCTGGACCTAGACCGTCAAGCCCCTGTGCTGCATCAG CACCACAAAGTGAGGATGAAATAAGAACATCGTCCCCAATCCAGCCGGACACACCCAGTGTCTGCCAGATCCAGCTTGAAGAAGATCAGTGCAGCCCATCAAAACCTCAGGCAAATGGGGAGGACTCCCTGATCTCTgag GTTTTTGGTGCAGGACTGAATGATAGTGCTTTTTCAAGCAGAGATTCTTTATCAGGTGACTTATCAGGGCTCTCAACCAATAGAAAATCAGGGGAGAAAGGTGGAGGTGCGTCGTTGAAGGAGAATGTTTGCCAg GTATGTGAGAAAACAGGTGAGCTG CTCCTCTGTGAGGGGCAGTGCTGTGGTGCCTTCCATCTGCAGTGCATTGGCCTCACTGAGACCCCTAAAGGCCGGTTTATCTGCCAAGAGTGTCAGACGG GTGTGCACACATGTTTTGTGTGTAAAAAGCTTGACAAGGAGGTCAGGAGGTGTATGATCCCAGTGTGTGGGAAGTTTTATCACATGGAATGCATACTGAAATATTCCCCCACGGTCCCTCAGAACCGCGGCTTCCGCTGCTCCCTCCACGTCTGTCTAGCTTGCTTCATCACCAACCCTGCCAACCCTGGTATCTCCAAAG GTCGCTTGACCCGCTGCGTCCGCTGCCCTGTGGCCTATCACGCCAGTGACTACTGTATGGCTGCCGGCAGCGTCCCATTGGCCAATAACAGCTTCCTGTGCCCCAAACACTTCACTCCACGCAAAGGGTGCAAAAACCATGAACACATCAACGTTAGctggtgttttgtgtgttctgAAGGTATGCA TCTGCTCTGCTGTGAATCTTGCCCTGCTGCCTTTCACCGTGAGTGTCTGAACATTGACATGCCCCAGGGAAGCTGGTTCTGTAATGACTGTCGGGCGGGAAAGAAACCCCACTACAAGGACATTCTGTGGGTCAAAGTGGGCCGCTACAG GTGGTGGCCCGCTGAAGTGACTCAACCAAAAAACGTTCCTGACAACATCTACCGCATGCGGCATGAGGTGGGGGAGTTTCCCGTGCACTTCTTTGGCTCCAAAGACTACGTGTGGACATATCAGGCTCGCTGTTTTCCCTACATGGAAGGGGATGCCAGCAATAAGGAAAAAATGGGAAAGGGTGCAGATGCTGTCTATAAGAAAG ctttaaacGAAGCAGCCGAAAGATTCAGGGAATTGCAGGCAGAGAAGGAGATGAGACAGCTTCAAGAAAACAGGAAGAATGACAAGAAACCTCCGCCATACAAACACATTAAG GTTAACAGACCGATAGGGAAAGTGCAAATCATCACTGCAGATCTGTCTGAGATCCCACGCTGCAACCGCAAAGCCGAAGACGAGAACCCGTGTGGCATTGACTCGGAGTGCATCAACCGCATGCTAATGTACGAGTGTCATCCTCAAGTGTGTCCAGCAGCGGATCGCTGCCAGAACCAAAGCTTCACCAAACGCCAGTACACCGAGGTGGAGATCTTCAGGACGCTGTCACGTGGTTGGGGTTTACGCGGTGTGTCTGACATCAAGAAGGTGGGCT GGCTGCGTTTCGTGAACGAGTATGTTGGAGAAGTCATTGACGAAGAGGAGTGTCGAGCCAGGATCAAACATGCACAGGAGAACAACATCTGCAACTTCTACATGCTGACACTGGATAAG GATCGGATCATAGACGCCGGGCCGAAAGGAAACCAGTCCCGCTTTATGAACCACAGCTGCCAGCCGAACTGTGAGACGCAGAAGTGGACAGTGAATGGAGACACCAGAGTCGGGCTGTTTGCACTGGAGGACATTCCTACAG GTGTTGAACTCACTTTTAACTATAACTTGGAGTGTCTTGGTAATGGGATGACGGAGTGTAAATGTGGAGCGTCCAACTGCAGCGGATTCCTTGGTGTCAGACCAAAG AATCAACCCTCATCTGATGACAAGGTGCGGAAACTGAAAAAGAAGGTTGCTGTGAAGCGCAAGAGCCAGTTGGAGGTCACCAAGGAGCGAGAGGATGAATGTTTCTTCTGTGGTGATGGCGGGCAGATTGTGTCTTGTAAGAAGCCTGGCTGCCCCAAGGTCTATCATGCCGACTGTCTGAATCTGTCCAAGAGACCTGCAG GCCGCTGGGAGTGTCCATGGCATCAGTGTAATGTGTGTAGAAGGGAGGCGGCGTCCTACTGCGAGATGTGTCCCAACTCCTACTGCAAACAGCACCGTGAGGGAATGCTGTTCATATCCAAACTGGACGGCAAGCTGTCCTGCAGCGATCATGACCCATGCGGCCCCGATCCTCTGGAACCGGGTGAAATTCGAGAGTATGTGCCCGGTACACCTATCCTATCCCCTACGCCCAATGTTTCAGTGTCGGGCAGGATACCCCTGCCTGCCCTACCGCCTGCTGCTCCACTCTTCATCCCCGCCCCCAACAGACCTGCGTTCCAAGCCCAAAGAGACCTGTATGCAGACGAGGTAGTGGACAATGTGGTTTTGCCATCCTCTTCTCCTTCTAAAGACATCAAGGAGGAAGATATGAGCGATGAAGGCGAGGTGATGGAAGGGGTGATTGGGGATGAAGGGGAAGATGAAGGCCTTGAGGTCgtggatgatgatgaagaaatgGACTACGGAGAAATGGGATTTGAAGACGAGGAGGAGGAAAAGGAAGAGGAGGACTGGGGAGATGAATATGTGAATGATGACTTCGAAGATACTGAGGACTTGGGGGAAGTGGAGGGGGACGACCAGGAATCATCATGGGATGAGTTTGTCGAAGGAGAAAAGTGA
- the LOC109066277 gene encoding UPF0461 protein C5orf24 homolog, whose amino-acid sequence MFNPLHSVIRVPDEKMMHQVASNSNDYGLGSIGDDGQHPASHFELCSSQSNKFYTTAPPPALQLPLPNLPPLPQSMIKPMSCQMQDTQNEFHSQTVRMRAADAPEGSKKKKGLGKSGRRGRPSGTTKSAGYRTSTGRPPGTTRAAGFKTSPGRPLGTTKAAGYKVSPGRPPGSIKTLARLNKLDYGACNGAPFPFTMMQKRALCEPTVKEKDTTTE is encoded by the exons ATGTTTAACCCATTACATTCCGTGATCCGCGTTCCAGATGAG AAAATGATGCACCAAGTAGCCAGCAACAGCAACGACTATGGTCTGGGTAGCATTGGGGATGATGGGCAACACCCAGCCAGTCACTTTGAGTTGTGCAGTTCACAGTCCAATAAATTTTACACCACCGCCCCACCTCCTGCACTACAACTGCCACTCCCAAACTTGCCCCCCTTGCCACAGAGCATGATCAAGCCCATGTCCTGCCAGATGCAGGACACCCAGAATGAATTTCACTCCCAAACAGTTCGAATGAGGGCTGCAGACGCTCCAGAGGGCTCCAAGAAAAAGAAGGGCCTTGGAAAGTCTGGACGACGAGGCAGGCCCTCGGGTACCACTAAGTCCGCAGGCTACAGGACAAGTACGGGACGACCGCCCGGCACCACCAGAGCAGCGGGCTTTAAAACCAGCCCAGGACGGCCACTGGGCACCACCAAAGCTGCAGGCTACAAGGTGAGCCCAGGTAGGCCTCCAGGCAGCATCAAAACTCTGGCAAGGCTTAACAAACTGGATTATGGCGCCTGCAATGGTGCACCGTTCCCTTTTACCATGATGCAGAAGAGGGCCTTGTGCGAACccactgtgaaagagaaagacaCTACTACCgagtga